In the genome of Gemmatimonadaceae bacterium, one region contains:
- a CDS encoding neutral zinc metallopeptidase, whose amino-acid sequence MRLGRRSTNIEDRRGMRMGPAVGGIGGIAVLLIALFLGVDPGALLNSAPEAGPLSPADSAALANDPNRDRVAAVLGDTEDTWNAIFQANGRDYEEPKVVIYSGMTQSACGMGQAAMGPFYCQLDRDIYIDLSFFEDLRTRFGADGDFAQAYVIAHEVGHHVQNQLGISERTAAQRQRSGEAESNLLSVMQELQADCFAGIWANHANRSRQILEAGDIEEGLNAAAAIGDDRIQRQTQGTVVPESFTHGSSVQRVRWFRRGIESGDVEACDTFNARAL is encoded by the coding sequence GTGCGGCTGGGAAGACGGAGCACCAACATCGAAGACAGGCGGGGAATGCGGATGGGCCCGGCGGTGGGCGGGATCGGGGGGATCGCAGTCCTGCTCATCGCGCTCTTCCTCGGCGTGGACCCTGGAGCGCTGCTGAACTCCGCGCCCGAAGCGGGTCCCTTATCGCCGGCCGACTCGGCGGCGCTGGCGAACGATCCCAATCGGGACCGCGTGGCCGCCGTTCTGGGCGACACCGAGGACACCTGGAACGCGATCTTCCAGGCCAACGGCCGGGATTACGAGGAGCCCAAGGTCGTGATCTACTCGGGCATGACTCAGTCGGCCTGCGGGATGGGGCAGGCCGCGATGGGCCCGTTTTATTGCCAGCTCGATCGCGACATCTACATCGACCTGAGCTTCTTCGAGGATCTGCGTACGCGGTTCGGCGCGGACGGGGATTTCGCGCAGGCGTACGTGATCGCGCACGAGGTCGGCCATCACGTGCAGAACCAGCTCGGCATCTCGGAGCGCACGGCCGCCCAGCGGCAGCGCAGCGGCGAGGCGGAATCGAACCTGTTGTCCGTGATGCAGGAGCTGCAGGCCGATTGCTTCGCGGGGATCTGGGCCAATCACGCCAATCGCTCGCGGCAGATACTGGAAGCGGGAGACATCGAGGAAGGGTTGAACGCCGCCGCCGCGATCGGCGACGACCGCATTCAGCGGCAGACGCAGGGGACGGTCGTGCCGGAGAGCTTCACTCACGGCAGCTCCGTGCAGCGCGTCCGCTGGTTCAGGCGCGGGATCGAGAGCGGCGACGTCGAGGCCTGCGACACCTTCAACGCGCGGGCGTTGTGA